The Pedobacter roseus genome contains a region encoding:
- a CDS encoding glycoside hydrolase family 43 protein → MLKTKLSLALILFFISFSNSLLAQEKLNAFFPGKIWKDNNGVHINAHGGGIVEYKGTYYWYGEHKIEGEKGNTAQVGVHCYSSKDLYNWKDEGIALAVSDDLKSDIAKGCILERPKVVYNKKTKKFVMWFHLELLGKGYEAARAGVAVADKATGPYTFIKSYRPNAGKMPFYASGTPLTEQVNCDKPANKSDGFFCRDLPGGQMARDMTVFVDDDGKAYHIFSSEENFTLHLAELTPDYLSHTGKFIRIYVGHQTEAPALFKKDGTYYMVGSGCTGWAPNPARWFKSKSIFGPWEFMGNPCEGEKSNITYGGQSTHVLPAPGKKGEFIFMADKWEPKNAIDGRYLWLPVKFDKGDIKISWLDKWDLSIFK, encoded by the coding sequence ATGCTTAAAACCAAATTATCCCTGGCACTGATTTTATTCTTTATTTCATTTTCGAATAGCTTATTGGCACAGGAAAAGCTCAATGCTTTTTTTCCCGGTAAAATATGGAAAGACAATAATGGTGTGCACATCAATGCACATGGAGGCGGCATTGTAGAATACAAAGGTACCTACTATTGGTATGGAGAACATAAAATTGAAGGCGAAAAAGGAAATACAGCGCAGGTGGGTGTACACTGTTACTCATCAAAAGATTTATATAACTGGAAAGACGAAGGCATTGCTCTTGCCGTTTCTGATGATCTGAAAAGCGATATTGCCAAAGGATGTATTTTAGAGCGCCCGAAAGTAGTGTACAACAAAAAGACCAAAAAGTTTGTGATGTGGTTCCATTTAGAGCTTTTGGGCAAAGGTTACGAAGCTGCCCGTGCGGGCGTGGCCGTTGCCGATAAAGCAACCGGACCTTATACATTTATTAAAAGTTACAGGCCAAATGCGGGCAAAATGCCATTTTATGCAAGTGGTACACCTTTAACTGAGCAAGTAAACTGTGATAAACCAGCCAATAAAAGCGATGGTTTTTTCTGCAGAGATTTACCCGGAGGCCAAATGGCCAGAGATATGACAGTTTTTGTTGATGACGATGGCAAAGCTTACCACATTTTCTCTTCCGAAGAAAACTTTACCCTTCACCTTGCAGAGTTAACGCCAGATTATTTAAGCCATACCGGAAAATTTATCAGGATATACGTGGGCCATCAAACCGAAGCACCTGCGCTGTTCAAAAAAGATGGAACTTATTACATGGTAGGCTCAGGCTGTACCGGATGGGCACCTAACCCGGCCAGGTGGTTTAAATCAAAATCTATTTTCGGTCCATGGGAGTTTATGGGCAATCCCTGTGAAGGCGAAAAATCAAATATTACTTATGGAGGTCAGAGTACCCATGTGCTGCCTGCCCCGGGTAAAAAAGGAGAATTTATTTTTATGGCCGATAAATGGGAACCTAAAAATGCAATCGATGGCCGCTATTTGTGGTTACCGGTCAAATTTGATAAAGGAGATATCAAAATCAGCTGGCTCGATAAATGGGACCTGAGTATCTTCAAATAA
- a CDS encoding RagB/SusD family nutrient uptake outer membrane protein: MKKNITIIAALAVLLFAFSSCKKAFLDEKPFSSYTPLTLTDSLGFEASLIGLYNHTSTIFSWSDQQGWPSVWQVGTDVANATNNQQGVEIPYYNYATLTPTDNGSARTWNRNYIMINLTNIIVDGIENPSVNSLSAKGKSQVSAEAKFFRAYAYNNLATCYGGVPLIVHALSGPKTDFVRAPLDDVNNFIVSDLIYAAANLPDIEAVKTNSKGKMYGRANRFMAMQLLAEVYLRMNKPDLAEQQAQAIIASGKFSLIKNRYGVKTSVGGDYYSDMFQYGNQRRSQGNTEAIWVLEQENPTSVVGGITDNPQQRRVWGAAYYNIAGMALADSLGGRSIGRLRLSNWVLYGLYKGKDIRNSQYNIRRRYYYNDPNPTYAARYGKQVPFTGPDTLINICPSTTKWGAFDPNDTFGYAMIKDFILMRLGETYLLLAEAQVKQGKTSEAANTINVLRTRAGADQVSASQMTMDFILDERARELIGEENRRMTLMRTGTLVERALRLNSNDASKPITGLTAKNLLLPIPLGEIQLNKDAVITQNPGY, translated from the coding sequence ATGAAAAAGAATATAACCATCATAGCAGCATTAGCGGTATTACTTTTTGCATTTTCATCATGTAAAAAAGCATTTCTGGATGAAAAACCCTTTTCTTCATATACCCCATTAACCCTCACCGATTCCCTGGGCTTCGAGGCCTCTTTAATCGGTTTATATAACCATACCAGCACCATTTTTTCGTGGTCTGACCAACAGGGATGGCCAAGTGTTTGGCAGGTGGGTACCGATGTTGCCAATGCAACCAATAACCAGCAGGGCGTAGAAATCCCTTATTATAACTATGCCACTTTAACCCCTACCGATAATGGTTCTGCCCGCACCTGGAACAGAAACTACATCATGATTAATTTAACCAACATTATTGTTGATGGGATCGAAAACCCTTCGGTTAATTCGTTAAGTGCCAAAGGAAAAAGCCAGGTAAGTGCCGAAGCTAAATTCTTCAGGGCTTATGCCTATAATAACCTGGCTACCTGTTATGGTGGTGTGCCTTTGATTGTTCATGCCTTAAGCGGTCCAAAAACCGATTTTGTGCGGGCACCGCTTGATGATGTAAACAATTTTATTGTAAGCGATCTTATTTATGCTGCGGCAAACTTACCTGATATCGAAGCGGTGAAAACCAATTCAAAAGGCAAAATGTACGGTAGGGCCAACCGTTTTATGGCCATGCAGCTCCTTGCTGAGGTGTACCTTAGAATGAATAAACCAGATTTGGCCGAACAGCAGGCGCAGGCCATTATTGCCAGCGGAAAGTTCAGTTTAATCAAAAACCGCTATGGCGTTAAAACCAGTGTTGGCGGCGACTATTATTCTGATATGTTTCAATATGGAAACCAAAGACGCTCGCAGGGCAATACGGAAGCCATTTGGGTGTTAGAACAAGAAAATCCAACCAGTGTGGTAGGCGGTATTACCGATAACCCGCAACAACGTAGGGTTTGGGGTGCAGCCTATTACAATATTGCCGGTATGGCATTGGCCGATTCGTTGGGTGGCCGCTCCATTGGCCGTTTGCGTTTAAGTAACTGGGTTTTATATGGCTTGTATAAGGGAAAAGATATCAGAAATTCTCAATACAATATCCGTAGAAGATACTATTACAATGATCCGAACCCTACTTATGCCGCAAGATATGGCAAACAGGTGCCTTTTACAGGACCAGATACCCTGATCAATATTTGTCCGAGTACGACCAAATGGGGTGCTTTTGATCCGAACGATACTTTTGGGTACGCGATGATCAAAGATTTTATCCTGATGCGCCTGGGCGAAACTTATTTATTGCTTGCCGAAGCACAGGTAAAACAGGGTAAAACCAGCGAAGCTGCAAATACCATTAATGTATTGAGAACGCGTGCAGGTGCAGATCAGGTTTCGGCATCCCAAATGACAATGGATTTTATTTTGGATGAACGTGCCCGCGAACTGATCGGAGAGGAAAACAGAAGGATGACTTTAATGAGAACAGGTACCCTGGTAGAAAGAGCACTTCGTTTAAACTCAAACGATGCTTCTAAACCGATTACCGGTTTAACTGCTAAAAATTTATTGTTACCGATCCCATTGGGTGAAATACAACTGAATAAAGATGCCGTTATTACCCAAAATCCAGGTTACTAA